Proteins from a single region of Fusobacteriaceae bacterium:
- a CDS encoding GntP family permease, whose product MNVLVLVIALILFGVLAFKQMSALILAPFVSIFVLLCAFALGDPNIPAAIQAASKTADVGILSGLQLLFMAGAANYVKNYFLVFFVGALFGAVYQATGAAESIARWMSAKARDKFVAPIIMCITGVLTFGGISGFTVFFVIYPIALSMFKRANLSRKLLPGAISAGTWTWSMTAPWSPSIQNVIAMRSLGTPSFAAPIASFIATVGEFILIFWWLEYRARKLTKQGYYFDDPRLTYQLSPSEIDAGTDKELPSPFNAFLPIILMLLFFNAPKSLPIIGSFFSQKVENAVFFGILLAVVTNFTRVKEGMKGWLKVFNKGAADSGVAILNTAIVVGFGSIAQNTQGFKDLVSGLLKWNISPLIFVMITVAVCAGACGSASGGMSVAFNALTDTFKALGIPLEYVHRIGAIAAGTLDTLPHQGAQITLLGICKTTHKEAYWDIFVTQIVMPFAALAIFIPLAAMGIM is encoded by the coding sequence ATGAACGTTTTGGTATTAGTGATAGCATTGATTCTATTTGGCGTTCTGGCGTTCAAACAGATGAGCGCTCTGATTCTCGCGCCCTTTGTTAGTATATTCGTACTGCTCTGCGCATTCGCGCTGGGCGATCCGAATATCCCCGCCGCGATCCAGGCGGCCAGCAAGACCGCTGACGTCGGCATTCTTTCCGGATTGCAGCTGCTCTTCATGGCCGGAGCCGCGAATTATGTGAAGAACTACTTCCTCGTATTCTTCGTAGGCGCCTTGTTCGGCGCCGTGTACCAGGCGACCGGAGCGGCGGAATCCATCGCGCGGTGGATGAGCGCCAAAGCCAGAGACAAATTTGTAGCGCCCATCATTATGTGTATTACAGGCGTTTTGACATTCGGAGGCATCAGCGGATTTACGGTATTCTTCGTTATCTACCCCATCGCGCTGTCGATGTTCAAGAGAGCGAACCTGAGCCGGAAACTCCTCCCCGGAGCCATTTCCGCCGGAACCTGGACCTGGTCCATGACCGCGCCCTGGTCCCCCTCGATTCAAAACGTAATCGCCATGAGAAGCTTGGGAACACCGTCCTTTGCTGCCCCCATCGCTTCCTTCATCGCGACTGTCGGCGAATTTATCCTGATTTTCTGGTGGTTGGAATACAGAGCCAGAAAACTCACAAAGCAGGGTTACTACTTTGACGACCCGAGACTGACCTATCAGCTGTCGCCCAGCGAAATCGACGCCGGAACCGACAAAGAGCTGCCGTCTCCGTTCAACGCGTTCCTGCCCATTATCCTGATGCTGTTGTTCTTCAACGCGCCCAAGAGCTTGCCGATCATCGGAAGCTTCTTCTCCCAGAAAGTTGAAAACGCCGTATTCTTTGGAATTCTGCTTGCGGTCGTAACAAACTTTACGAGAGTAAAAGAAGGCATGAAGGGCTGGCTGAAGGTATTCAACAAAGGCGCGGCCGATTCCGGCGTGGCGATCCTCAATACGGCTATCGTCGTAGGTTTCGGATCCATCGCCCAGAATACGCAGGGATTCAAAGATCTCGTGAGCGGTCTGCTGAAATGGAACATCTCCCCGCTGATCTTCGTAATGATTACGGTTGCCGTGTGCGCCGGAGCTTGCGGATCCGCGTCGGGCGGTATGTCCGTTGCCTTCAACGCCCTGACCGATACCTTCAAGGCCCTCGGAATCCCGCTGGAATATGTACACAGAATCGGGGCCATCGCCGCCGGTACCTTGGATACATTGCCGCATCAGGGCGCGCAAATCACCCTGCTGGGTATTTGTAAGACAACGCACAAGGAAGCTTACTGGGATATTTTCGTAACACAAATCGTGATGCCTTTCGCAGCTCTTGCGATCTTCATCCCGCTGGCCGCTATGGGTATCATGTAA
- a CDS encoding 3-oxoacid CoA-transferase, translating to MRTVPVITAAQAAEYLYDGCTFSCGGFVGSVNTEALSTAIGERFKTTGKPTGCTYFFIAGQGKTGAGYAADHFAYEGFLKRVVGGHYNLIPGISKLILDNKVEGYNFPQGTLAQLTRDIAAHKLGTLTHVGMNTYADPINGGGKLNSITKEDLVVRVNILGQDRLLYKAFPIDVVFLRGTYADEAGNVTVEHEVATIEATSLAQAAKNSGGKVIVQVEKLVERGSLDPKLVKIPGIYVDAIVVVEDYKLREQCYDKAYDPALAGNARTPLGSVAPAKLDAKKIIGRRGALELAENTVVNLGIGAPEYVSAVANEEGIGDYMTLTVEAGPVGGVPAGGTQFGASFNAEAILDQSVQFDFYDGGGIDLAFLGLAEADEIGNVNVSKFGPRLAGCGGFINITQNAKKTFFLGTFTAKAAKIKTGDGKLTIVEEGTGVKFKKLVEHVTFSGEYAKQVKQPVKYITERAVFELRADGLYLTEVAPGIDVQTQVLDLMDFKPKIDGPKLMDERIFKDEVMGLK from the coding sequence ATGAGAACAGTACCCGTAATTACGGCCGCGCAAGCGGCGGAATATCTGTATGACGGATGTACGTTTTCCTGCGGCGGCTTCGTAGGCAGTGTCAATACGGAAGCCCTGTCGACCGCCATCGGAGAACGCTTCAAAACCACGGGAAAGCCCACGGGCTGCACGTATTTCTTTATCGCCGGACAGGGAAAGACCGGCGCCGGATACGCGGCGGACCATTTTGCCTATGAGGGCTTCCTGAAGCGGGTTGTAGGAGGACATTACAACCTGATCCCGGGCATCAGCAAGCTGATCCTGGACAATAAAGTGGAAGGATACAATTTCCCCCAGGGAACTCTGGCGCAGTTGACCAGAGACATTGCGGCCCACAAACTGGGCACGCTGACCCATGTCGGGATGAACACCTACGCCGACCCCATCAACGGCGGCGGCAAGCTCAACAGCATTACGAAAGAAGATCTGGTTGTCCGGGTAAACATCCTCGGGCAGGACAGACTGCTTTACAAGGCTTTCCCGATCGACGTCGTATTTCTGCGGGGGACCTATGCCGACGAAGCCGGCAACGTCACCGTTGAACACGAAGTCGCGACCATTGAGGCCACCTCACTCGCACAGGCGGCCAAGAACAGCGGCGGAAAAGTTATCGTGCAGGTTGAAAAACTGGTGGAAAGAGGAAGCCTCGATCCGAAGCTCGTCAAGATCCCCGGCATCTATGTGGACGCCATCGTCGTAGTCGAAGACTACAAGCTGCGCGAACAGTGCTACGACAAAGCTTACGATCCGGCCCTTGCCGGTAACGCCCGGACGCCTCTGGGCAGCGTTGCGCCGGCCAAACTGGACGCCAAGAAGATCATCGGCAGACGCGGCGCCCTGGAACTGGCGGAAAATACCGTCGTGAACCTCGGCATCGGCGCGCCGGAATACGTTTCGGCCGTGGCCAATGAAGAAGGCATCGGCGACTACATGACGCTGACCGTGGAAGCGGGACCTGTGGGCGGCGTGCCCGCGGGCGGCACCCAGTTCGGCGCTTCGTTCAACGCGGAAGCCATCCTCGATCAGTCCGTACAGTTTGACTTCTATGACGGCGGCGGCATTGACCTGGCCTTCCTGGGTCTCGCGGAAGCCGACGAAATCGGAAACGTCAACGTAAGCAAATTCGGCCCGAGACTGGCCGGTTGCGGCGGATTTATCAACATCACGCAAAACGCCAAGAAAACGTTCTTCCTGGGCACATTTACCGCCAAAGCGGCCAAAATCAAGACCGGAGACGGAAAACTTACGATCGTGGAAGAAGGAACCGGCGTAAAGTTCAAGAAACTGGTAGAGCACGTGACGTTCAGCGGCGAATACGCCAAACAGGTAAAACAACCCGTAAAATATATTACGGAACGGGCCGTATTCGAACTGAGAGCCGACGGATTGTACCTGACGGAAGTAGCCCCCGGCATCGACGTTCAGACGCAGGTACTCGATCTGATGGATTTCAAGCCGAAGATCGACGGACCGAAACTCATGGACGAAAGAATTTTCAAAGATGAGGTAATGGGACTGAAATAA
- a CDS encoding enoyl-CoA hydratase/isomerase family protein has translation MSIEEKKFEKLLVSVEEGIAVITINNPPANSLGTVALTELKEVLDEIATRSDIKVVITTGVGKFFVAGADIKEMVNASPLEGRKMAALAHYNFEKLETMPQVTIAAVNGFALGGGCEFAMGSDFRYASETAQFGQPEVNLGTIPGWGGTQRLPRLVGKGRAKEMIYTADMTSAQRAYEIGLVNKVVPGDGAALLEECKKTAKKIMTKSLVAVSFAKSAINAGLDVDLKTGCKYECDLFSLTFATEDKKAGMTSFVEKGAKAPVDFPGK, from the coding sequence ATGAGTATTGAAGAGAAGAAGTTTGAGAAATTGCTGGTCAGTGTTGAGGAAGGCATTGCGGTCATCACGATCAACAATCCCCCCGCGAATTCTCTGGGAACGGTTGCTCTGACGGAACTGAAAGAAGTTCTGGACGAAATCGCAACGAGATCGGACATCAAAGTCGTTATCACGACAGGCGTGGGCAAGTTCTTCGTAGCCGGCGCGGACATCAAGGAAATGGTCAACGCCAGCCCGCTCGAAGGCAGAAAAATGGCTGCCCTGGCCCACTACAACTTTGAAAAACTCGAAACCATGCCCCAGGTTACCATCGCCGCGGTAAACGGCTTTGCGCTTGGCGGCGGCTGCGAATTCGCCATGGGTTCCGACTTCCGCTACGCTTCCGAAACGGCTCAGTTCGGACAGCCCGAAGTAAATCTGGGCACGATCCCCGGATGGGGCGGCACACAGAGACTGCCGAGACTCGTTGGAAAGGGAAGAGCGAAAGAAATGATTTACACCGCCGACATGACATCCGCGCAGAGAGCTTATGAAATCGGCCTGGTAAACAAAGTTGTTCCGGGCGACGGCGCCGCTCTGCTCGAAGAGTGTAAGAAGACGGCGAAGAAGATCATGACCAAGAGCCTTGTTGCGGTTTCCTTCGCGAAATCCGCCATCAACGCCGGACTGGACGTAGATCTGAAGACCGGATGCAAGTACGAATGCGACCTCTTCTCGCTGACCTTCGCGACCGAAGATAAGAAAGCCGGCATGACGTCCTTCGTAGAAAAGGGAGCGAAAGCGCCCGTAGATTTCCCGGGAAAATAA
- a CDS encoding MaoC family dehydratase, protein MLCTTLDENSLNMSGYSIDEIFVGMKKSVTKTISESDVYTYAGLIGDINPVHVNAEYAKTTRFGERIVHGMLTASFFSTIVGMLIAGADSIYLSQTCKFLLPVKFGDTITATGEVTKIIPEKRILYMHTTIVNQRGELVIDGEAAVMANKPAKK, encoded by the coding sequence ATGTTGTGTACAACCCTGGACGAAAACAGTTTGAACATGAGCGGTTACAGTATTGATGAGATCTTTGTAGGTATGAAAAAAAGTGTTACCAAGACGATTTCCGAGAGCGACGTCTATACGTACGCGGGCCTGATCGGGGACATCAACCCGGTCCATGTGAACGCCGAATACGCCAAAACCACCCGTTTCGGCGAAAGAATCGTTCACGGCATGCTGACGGCTTCCTTTTTCTCGACCATCGTGGGAATGCTGATCGCGGGCGCCGACTCCATCTATCTGAGTCAGACTTGCAAGTTCCTGCTGCCGGTGAAATTCGGCGACACGATCACGGCCACCGGCGAGGTGACGAAGATCATTCCCGAGAAGCGGATCCTTTACATGCACACGACCATTGTGAACCAGCGCGGCGAGCTCGTCATAGACGGCGAAGCGGCCGTAATGGCAAACAAACCGGCGAAAAAATAA